A portion of the Pseudoalteromonas luteoviolacea genome contains these proteins:
- the ilvM gene encoding acetolactate synthase 2 small subunit, protein MKHQLTVAVKNQSVAVERFLRVARHRGFRLMQLQLEGQDELFHVKMTVDSDRPIYLLTSQLNKLVDVQSVDLHTLQQQAI, encoded by the coding sequence ATGAAACATCAATTAACTGTAGCTGTAAAAAATCAAAGCGTGGCTGTTGAGCGTTTTCTTCGTGTGGCGCGTCACAGAGGGTTTCGTCTGATGCAGCTCCAATTGGAAGGCCAAGATGAACTGTTTCACGTCAAAATGACGGTAGATAGTGACAGGCCCATCTATCTATTAACGTCACAATTAAATAAGCTAGTGGATGTGCAATCGGTTGATTTGCACACATTACAGCAGCAGGCAATATAA
- a CDS encoding branched-chain amino acid transaminase, translated as MTQTSELIWHNGEMIPYQEATTHVLSHALHYGSSVFEGIRAYETPNGPAIFRLDDHIQRLFDSAKIYRMEIPFTKEEIKTACKQAVKENGFSNAYLRPFAFLGHVGLGLNPKSHRADVTVAAMEWGAYLGEDSLAQGVDVCVSSWSRLAPNTMPTAAKAGGNYLSSQLISGEAKRNGYVEGIALDVNGYLSEGAGENLFVVKKGVLYTPPTTACILPGLTRDTIIHLAKERGYEVREEPIAREALYLADEFFMVGTAAEVVPVRSVDQIQVGEGQRGPITAELQQAYFDLVKGQSSDPQGWLDYVNS; from the coding sequence ATGACACAAACATCTGAATTAATTTGGCACAACGGCGAAATGATCCCTTATCAAGAAGCGACGACGCATGTTTTGAGCCACGCACTGCATTATGGCAGTTCAGTCTTTGAAGGGATCAGGGCGTATGAGACGCCTAATGGTCCGGCTATTTTTCGCTTAGACGACCATATTCAACGGTTATTTGATTCAGCAAAAATTTATCGCATGGAGATCCCTTTTACAAAAGAAGAGATTAAAACAGCGTGTAAGCAGGCAGTAAAAGAAAATGGTTTTAGCAACGCGTATTTAAGACCGTTTGCCTTCTTAGGGCATGTTGGTCTTGGACTGAACCCAAAATCACACCGCGCAGATGTCACTGTGGCAGCAATGGAGTGGGGTGCTTATCTAGGTGAAGATAGTTTGGCACAAGGTGTTGATGTCTGTGTGTCTTCATGGAGCCGACTTGCCCCAAATACGATGCCGACAGCGGCGAAAGCCGGCGGTAACTATCTATCATCTCAGCTGATTTCAGGTGAAGCAAAGCGCAACGGTTATGTAGAAGGTATTGCGCTAGATGTGAATGGCTATTTGAGTGAAGGCGCGGGTGAGAACTTATTTGTGGTTAAAAAAGGTGTGCTTTATACACCACCCACAACCGCTTGTATTTTACCTGGTTTGACGCGTGACACGATTATTCATCTAGCCAAAGAGCGCGGTTATGAGGTGCGTGAAGAGCCGATTGCCCGTGAGGCACTGTATCTTGCTGATGAATTTTTCATGGTAGGGACTGCGGCAGAGGTGGTTCCCGTTCGCAGTGTTGACCAAATTCAAGTGGGTGAGGGTCAACGTGGTCCTATCACCGCAGAATTACAGCAAGCCTATTTTGATTTAGTTAAAGGGCAATCAAGTGATCCTCAGGGCTGGTTAGATTACGTAAACAGCTAG
- the ilvG gene encoding acetolactate synthase 2 catalytic subunit, with protein MTGAQMVIDILVKQGVSDVFGYPGGAIMPIYDALYGAPLKHYLTRHEQGAGFAAVGYARSTGKLGVCFATSGPGATNLVTALADAMMDSVPLLAITGQVPTAAIGSDAFQEVDVLGMSLSCTKHSFMVERPEELAEVLQQAMHLAVSGRPGPVLVDIPKDIQQALVSFSPWSAHSEEQDAPLLHELNLANELLNNAQKPVAYVGGGVQNADAQPALMAFLAQTNMPAVSTLKALGSVLPEYEYDLGMLGMHGTKAANLAVQECDLLVCIGARFDDRVTGNLAKFASKAKVIHLDIDAAEIGKRKPAAASLVADLNTSLPLLQGVLAPAAWRAHISRMKQEHAWRYDYPGEKVFAPYLLNKLSQDVPSDTVVCCDVGQHQMWVAQHMKFAHPSNHLSSGGAGTMGFGLPAAIGAKIARPDSMVITVSGDGSIMMNIQELATIRRNNLAVKIVILDNQRLGMVRQWQELFFSARYSETNLSDNPDFVQLAAVFGIPGQTITHASEVDDAIKQLVNSEGPYILHACIDDKENVWPLVPPGAANDEMLTENTQ; from the coding sequence ATGACAGGCGCACAGATGGTGATTGATATCCTTGTTAAGCAAGGTGTTTCAGATGTATTCGGCTACCCCGGCGGGGCCATTATGCCGATTTATGATGCGCTTTATGGTGCACCACTGAAGCATTATTTAACTCGCCATGAGCAAGGAGCTGGATTCGCTGCCGTTGGTTATGCGCGTAGTACAGGTAAGTTAGGTGTGTGCTTTGCGACGTCAGGACCAGGCGCAACGAACCTCGTCACAGCGTTGGCGGACGCTATGATGGACTCAGTTCCATTGTTGGCAATTACAGGCCAAGTACCAACCGCGGCGATCGGCTCTGATGCGTTTCAAGAAGTGGATGTATTGGGCATGTCTCTTTCATGTACAAAGCACAGCTTTATGGTCGAACGTCCGGAAGAGTTAGCTGAGGTATTGCAGCAAGCGATGCATTTGGCTGTCTCGGGCCGCCCTGGCCCTGTTTTGGTTGATATTCCGAAAGATATTCAACAAGCTCTGGTGTCGTTTTCGCCATGGTCTGCACACAGCGAAGAGCAGGATGCACCTCTTTTACATGAGTTAAATTTAGCAAATGAGTTGCTTAACAATGCGCAAAAGCCCGTTGCCTATGTAGGTGGTGGTGTACAAAATGCTGATGCACAGCCCGCATTGATGGCATTTTTGGCACAGACCAATATGCCAGCGGTGTCGACTTTAAAAGCCCTTGGTAGTGTATTGCCTGAGTACGAATATGACTTGGGCATGCTTGGAATGCACGGCACTAAAGCCGCAAATCTGGCGGTACAAGAATGTGATTTATTGGTATGTATCGGCGCGCGCTTTGACGACCGAGTAACCGGTAATTTGGCTAAGTTTGCTTCAAAAGCAAAAGTGATACATCTTGACATCGATGCGGCAGAGATTGGAAAACGTAAGCCTGCAGCAGCGTCATTGGTGGCGGATTTGAATACCTCTTTACCTTTGCTCCAAGGCGTATTGGCCCCTGCAGCATGGCGAGCGCATATTAGCCGCATGAAACAAGAACATGCATGGCGATATGATTACCCAGGAGAGAAAGTATTTGCACCTTATCTACTGAATAAGCTCAGCCAGGATGTCCCTAGCGATACCGTGGTGTGCTGTGATGTTGGTCAGCACCAGATGTGGGTCGCACAGCATATGAAATTTGCCCACCCAAGTAATCACCTCAGTAGCGGTGGTGCAGGTACCATGGGATTTGGTTTACCTGCTGCCATTGGCGCCAAAATAGCACGACCAGACAGCATGGTGATAACCGTATCTGGCGACGGCTCAATCATGATGAATATTCAGGAACTGGCCACCATCAGAAGAAACAATCTTGCGGTGAAGATTGTGATTTTAGATAACCAGAGGTTAGGTATGGTGAGGCAGTGGCAAGAGCTATTTTTCTCAGCACGTTACAGTGAAACAAATTTATCTGACAACCCTGACTTTGTGCAACTTGCTGCTGTTTTTGGCATCCCAGGGCAAACCATTACCCACGCATCAGAAGTGGATGATGCAATTAAACAACTTGTAAATAGTGAAGGGCCTTACATCTTGCATGCGTGTATTGATGATAAAGAAAACGTATGGCCACTTGTTCCGCCGGGCGCGGCAAACGATGAAATGTTAACGGAGAATACACAATGA
- a CDS encoding TraB/GumN family protein, whose protein sequence is MKQLLLLKLHLSFCFMLLFSAVSYASPALWSVEKNGVTSYLFGTVHVGDPSMKGLPEKVKNAIKKSENTVVEIDISALSPFEIQNKTAAFIANSNSRPLQKALSSEVYQQLKSYFTKRNINIVLFDNMPVWAVILTVVQLEYQQAGFTDTYGIDKQVIAYAQEHNKNIQALELFEQQLEMFSQIALMSDEMVSQTLTQMQDADAFIAEMVDAWKTGDDKKLNQYYKLSFDGSKYARLAEQILVVERNHTWVRTLLPKMNKKSHFIAVGALHLPEKHGLIALLEAQGFTIKRI, encoded by the coding sequence GTGAAACAATTATTGCTCCTCAAATTACACTTATCATTTTGCTTTATGTTGCTTTTTAGCGCCGTAAGCTATGCGTCCCCTGCGCTTTGGAGTGTCGAAAAAAACGGAGTGACATCTTATCTTTTTGGCACTGTCCATGTCGGAGATCCGAGCATGAAAGGACTGCCTGAAAAAGTAAAAAATGCCATAAAAAAATCGGAAAATACGGTTGTGGAGATCGATATAAGCGCCTTGTCTCCTTTTGAAATTCAAAATAAGACGGCGGCATTTATCGCAAACTCCAACAGCCGACCTCTCCAAAAAGCCCTATCTAGTGAAGTCTACCAACAATTAAAATCTTACTTCACAAAACGTAATATCAATATCGTACTGTTTGATAATATGCCTGTATGGGCTGTGATACTCACGGTCGTGCAACTAGAATATCAACAAGCAGGGTTTACAGATACTTACGGCATAGACAAGCAAGTTATTGCGTATGCACAAGAGCACAACAAAAACATCCAAGCACTCGAGCTATTTGAACAACAGCTAGAAATGTTCAGTCAAATCGCCCTTATGAGTGATGAAATGGTTTCTCAAACACTTACTCAAATGCAAGATGCAGACGCTTTCATTGCCGAGATGGTTGATGCTTGGAAAACAGGTGATGACAAGAAATTAAATCAATATTACAAGTTGAGCTTTGACGGTTCAAAATATGCTCGCTTAGCAGAGCAAATTTTGGTTGTCGAACGAAATCATACCTGGGTACGTACTTTGCTGCCTAAAATGAACAAAAAGTCTCATTTTATCGCTGTTGGTGCGCTTCACCTGCCTGAAAAGCATGGTTTAATTGCACTTCTAGAAGCGCAAGGGTTTACCATTAAACGCATCTAA